A portion of the Apis mellifera strain DH4 linkage group LG6, Amel_HAv3.1, whole genome shotgun sequence genome contains these proteins:
- the LOC100578434 gene encoding sushi, von Willebrand factor type A, EGF and pentraxin domain-containing protein 1 isoform X2: MISSIARIYTLICLLIYLLTTIAFFDGINRLDKLKETYFEAAEENEEWTSLLSFINKRSVDRHKLNASLENVENKFRKKADILSRILKTHIDLLRNETDKVELVFLVDSSGSVGSKNFHSELNFVKHVLSDFPVIPSATRIAIVTFGGRRHIRRNVDQISRTNENDNKCYLLNKQLTNISYTGGGTYTRGALLEAYRILEKARSNAKKAVFLITDGFSNGGDPRPAANLLKGAGATIFTFGIRTGNVDELHDIASSPKDTYSYFLDSFTEFEALIRRALHRDLKTGKYVPVTFPDNCNLLCRNISDVGNEKCCDNFATCACGTVTGHYACICPTGYFGSGFKDSCHPCPNGTYASGEISGDFTSMCISCPDVNHVTIKVPATSVEHCVCASGFTTDGNKCEVVTCPKLRLPENGYLVKASACSNVIHAACGIRCRIGFYLTGDSIRLCGKDGNWSGNEPKCLPKTCPALRVPAHGRIRCQNDEDHHLIKEDTTTYPIDTRCQFKCETGYQLRGSKIRNCLPLSQWDGLKATCKAIKCEPLKQVTNGEILPENCSGPGKVAFATNCTITCKKGFVLEGPHSRYCGGRSGVWTQRRTVNRCVDKTPPSITCPSDIIVENVSGKKYAYVNWTTPNVTDNVDKTPTLWSKPYISFPWRVKIGIRTVVYMAQDSSGNKAKCKFKVKVLDTEPPMIENCVDPPILFTDNGIGINNVSWDEPGFHDNSKTPVQVEQNYLPGENMFPIGVTQVVYNAIDKYENKASCVLNITIKDACEEIPKVLNGHSKCHSSSINETNECSIICNEGYGFATEESNLSIVEDILLLKCNRSISNWFEDSYIPDCSESTIPKTVSQEGSIILEGNETNVCDNLTTLRELSEYITADLRSILLDICGNDIECNLITFDPECEGNIPSSDTVYSNMLRKRRGFNYDNINKKSERDAKMKNKTKMRKKKEKIEIKFRFLGKIIDEYLDNPREGIQKLKEKLESLSKSGKLNLLNNKTNEEIAKLALNLHVIFKNFEEVCDPGSVLRKHNCVKCPLGTFFSSSNKKCQSCSFGEYQNLTGSLKCKRCPKHTSTKKVHSKYLRDCINLCRPGFYSRKKRYLNIGLALEPCLMCEIGFYQPEYGQTHCLSCPSGTTTKNRGTKSINDCLPFYKIETNICDSDSCLNGGKCVQEEDSFSCECPDYYVGSKCETFRNPCDSWPCLNEGICNVEIYTNSTILYTCTCKNGYSGSNCELYIDECIINPCQNNGTCISTENDYACECKNGFEGEFCEIVVDYCNSLPCMEGSTCRNINETWQCFCKPGFLGRYCDLLPCDWLPCNENSYCVNIEEENATRMSYRCECIDGYTGENCTTKIDHCQNHSCLNNGKCINNILNYTCMCPILFTGRHCEIELSSDYVIHFTKSGTTDYVSMKGPTKNLLKLTACLWLQSKNTFNYGTVLSYATYYYDNAFTLIDYNGLVIYLNGEKIITDIKVNDGHWHFVCFTWEAENGSWNIFIDGILRDNGIYLAKETSIEGNGTFVIGQEQDRIGGGFSELESFLGKLTLLDIWSTVLAAKDIKYLLNTCKKYHGDIIAWAQVQQHIHGDVTILNSPFCRGCPLPVVPFKGNINVSENASNITYYCDNGYVVRYHGKEYRSLKVKCLKQGQWEGYYTPICTRRKCGFPGYFPRGRIHGKSYLFGDEIHYSCLIGYELRGNPRRICNADGKWSGLPPVCIGKTCKNLLAPEHGDIDYVIEEYERDDLSILQVGQQIEFKCDLGYRLIGEKFLTCLESGVWDYERPTCVTYGCPIPKEIKNGYIISENSINLHETFITKLNLQSINDTFKKNYDFNDIVSYSCHPGYKFQNNHNLLNEFKLQCSENGTWIGFVPDCVPLNCPWPKNMNNDNEEWSSTLSYCELQECPFLNHPLFQILNKEIDPNNHTIWKNGQNKILHNDTHENFKLFVEGYTYMKKIILSCNNNGKIKFNNKNIHNSISNLTWICNEHAKWQIIDTELNDTIIKILFNNGIDNICQTFMCALVTIPEYSYIVETNYTRTVNSTITFKCHQGYILEGNEKSVCFPNNTWSSIPFCKPVICDKPPKIANAVIIEDNIKIKNFTFGNIITYKCLPGYLMFGQSNVKCLANGKWSRIYSRCSKLSCNKPKLPFGATIRGRSYLYQDQLTYVCPGGKKLGLITCQANGYWSDPPNCNDN, encoded by the exons ATGATCAGTTCAATCGCGAGAATATACACGTTAATTTGCttgttgatatatttattgactACGATTGCATTTTTCGATGGAATTAACCGACTTGATAAGTTGAAAGAAACGTATTTTGAAGCGGCTGAAGAGAATGAAGAATGGACATCACTTCTTAGCTTCATTAACAAAAGAAGTGTAGATCGGCATAAATTAAATGCCAGCTTGGAGAATGTTGAGAACAAGTTCAGGAAAAAAGCCGACATTTTATCGCGTATTTTAAAAACCCACATCGATCTTTTAAGAAACGAAACTGATAAG GTGGAATTAGTGTTTTTGGTCGATTCTTCAGGATCAGTTGGATCAAAGAATTTCCACagtgaattaaatttcgtaaaacATGTTTTGTCCGATTTTCCTGTGATTCCTTCTGCAACGAGAATCGCGATTGTGACGTTTGGTGGAAGAAGACACATCAGACGCAATGTCGATCAAATATCTCGCactaatgaaaatgataacaaATGTTATTTGTTGAATAAGCAATTAACTAACATTAGTTACACTGGTGGTGGAACATACACGCGTGGCGCGCTTTTAGAAGCTTAT agaaTTCTCGAGAAAGCCCGATCGAATGCAAAAAAAGCAGTGTTTCTTATAACCGATGGATTTAGCAACGGTGGTGATCCACGACCTGCGGCGAATCTTTTAAAAGGTGCTGGTGCAACGATATTCACTTTTGGAATAAGAACAGGAAATGTTGATGAATTGCATGACATAGCCAGTTCTCCTAAAGACACGTATAGTTATTTTCTCGATAGTTTCACGGAATTCGAGGCATTGATACGACGAGCTTTACATCGTG ATTTAAAAACGGGCAAATACGTACCAGTGACGTTTCCAGATAATTGTAATCTTTTATGCAGGAATATCAGTGATGTCGGGAACGAAAAGTGTTGCGATAATTTCGCGACTTGCGCCTGCGGTACTGTGACCGGTCATTACGCTTGCATTTGCCCCACAGGCTATTTTGGTTCCGGTTTCAAAGATTCTTGCCATC cttgcCCAAATGGTACGTACGCATCTGGAGAAATTTCTGGTGATTTTACGTCAATGTGCATATCGTGCCCTGACGTAAATCACGTGACTATAAAAGTACCTGCAACTTCAGTTGAACATTGTGTTTGTGCTTCCGGATTCACCACAGATGGAAATAAATGCGAgg TTGTAACATGCCCCAAATTGAGACTTCCTGAAAACGGATATTTGGTGAAAGCAAGCGCGTGCAGTAACGTTATCCATGCCGCTTGTGGTATAAGATGCAGAATCGGTTTCTATCTCACAGGTGACAGTATCCGCCTTTGCGGAAAGGATGGTAACTGGTCTGGAAACGAGCCGAAATGTTTGC CCAAGACTTGTCCGGCACTTCGAGTCCCTGCACATGGACGGATACGTTGTCAAAACGATGAAGATCATCATTTGATCAAAGAAGATACGACAACATATCCAATCGATACACGTTGCCAATTCAAATGTGAAACTGGTTATCAACTTCGCGGAAGTAAAATCCGCAATTGCTTACCTCTGTCCCAATGGGATGGTCTTAAGGCTACGTGTAAAG CAATAAAATGCGAACCTTTGAAGCAAGTTACAAATGGAGAAATTTTGCCCGAAAATTGTTCTGGTCCAGGAAAGGTTGCATTTGCAACCAATTGTACTATAACATGCAAAAAAGGTTTCGTGCTCGAGGGACCACATTCTAGATATTGCGGTGGTCGTTCTGGAGTCTGGACACAACGTCGAACTGTTAATCGTTGCGTAG ataaaacACCACCTTCGATAACTTGTCCATCCGACATTATCGTTGAAAACGTCTCAGGGAAGAAATACGCTTATGTAAATTGGACAACGCCAAATGTGACCGACAATGTGGATAAAACACCCACATTATGGAGCAAACCATACATTAGTTTTCCTTGGAGagtaaaaattggaatacgTACAGTGGTGTACATGGCGCAAGATTCATCCGGAAATAAagcaaaatgtaaatttaaagttaaagtTCTTG aTACTGAACCACCAATGATCGAGAATTGCGTAGATCCTCCGATTTTATTTACGGACAATggaattggaataaataacGTAAGTTGGGATGAGCCTGGTTTTCACGATAATTCCAAAACACCCGTACAAGTAGAGCAAAATTATCTTCCTGGTGAAAATATGTTTCCAATCGGTGTAACACAAGTGGTGTACAATGCTATTGATAAGTATGAGAATAAAGCATCTTGCGTGCTAAACATTACTATAAAAG ACGCCTGTGAAGAAATTCCAAAGGTGTTAAATGGTCATTCAAAGTGTCATTCATCATCGATAAATGAAACCAATGAGTGCTCTATAATTTGCAATGAGGGATATGGATTCGCAACTGAGGAATCAAATCTCAGCATTGtagaagatatattattattaaaatgtaatagaaGTATATCAAATTGGTTTGAAGATAGTTATATTCCTGATTGTTCAg AATCGACAATTCCTAAAACTGTATCCCAAGAAGGaagtattatattagaagGAAATGAAACTAATGTTTGCGATAATTTAACAACCCTTCGTGAA ctGAGTGAATATATTACTGCCGATTTAAGATCAATCTTACTCGACATTTGTGGAAATGATATCGAATGCAATCTTATTACGTTTGATCCTGAATGCGAAGGAAATATTCCATCATCGGATACAGTTTATTCCAATATGTTAAGAAAACGAAGAGGATTTAATTATgacaatattaacaaaaaatcagAACGAGATgccaaaatgaaaaacaaaacgaaaatgagaaagaaaaaagagaaaattgagattaaattcAGATTTTTAG GAAAAATAATCGACGAATATTTGGATAATCCACGAGAAGGTATacagaaattgaaagaaaaactgGAATCGTTGTCAAAATCTGGAAAGTTAaacttgttaaataataaaaccaaTGAAGAAATTGCGAAACTTGCGTTAAATTTACatgtgatttttaaaaattttgaggaAGTTTGTGATCCAGGAAGCGTCTTAAGGAAACACAATTGCG taaaatgcCCATTaggtacatttttttcttcctcgaataAAAAATGCCAATCATGTTCTTTTGgagaatatcaaaatttaactgGATCTTTAAAATGTAAACGTTGTCCTAAACATACTTCGACGAAAAAGGTTCATTCAAAATACTTACGAGATTGTATAA ACTTATGCAGGCCAGGATTTTATTCTCGAAAGAaacgttatttaaatataggaTTGGCTCTTGAACCTTGCCTTATGTGCGAAATTGGATTTTATCAACCAGAATATGGTCAAACACACTGTCTATCATGTCCATCTGGTACCACTACCAAAAATCGTGGAACTAAAAGTATAAATGATTGTCTACCGTTTTACAAAATCGAAACTAATATTTGCGACTCAGACTCATGTTTAAATGGTGGAAAATGTGTACAAGAAGAGGATAGCTTTAGTTGCGAATGTCCTGACTATTACGttg gTTCTAAGTGCGAAACATTTCGAAATCCTTGTGACTCTTGGCCTTGTTTGAACGAAGGTATATGTAACGTGGAAATTTATACAAACAGTACAATATTATACACTTGTACGTGCAAAAATGGATATTCAGGTAGCAATTGCGAG CTATACATTGATGAATGTATCATTAATCCTTGCCAAAATAATGGCACATGTATAAGCACAGAAAATGATTACGCATGCGAATGTAAGAATGGTTTTGaag GAGAATTTTGCGAAATTGTTGTCGATTATTGTAATTCTTTACCATGTATGGAAGGATCAACTTGTCGCAATATTAACGAAACCTGGCAATGTTTTTGTAAACCTGGTTTTCTTGGTCGTTATTGTGATCTATTGCCTTGTGATTGGCTACCGTGcaatgaaaattcatattgTGTGAATATCGAGGAAGAAAATGCAACGAGAATGAGTTACAG ATGCGAATGTATTGATGGTTACACTGGAGAAAATTGTACTACAAAAATTGATCATTGTCAGAATCACTCGTGTTTAAACAAtggaaaatgtattaataatattttaaattacacatGCATGTGTCCTATTTTATTCACAGGACGTCATTGCGAGATCG AATTGTCATCCGATTATGTGATACATTTCACCAAATCGGGAACTACAGATTATGTCAGTATGAAAGGTCCTacgaaaaatttgttgaag ttaACTGCGTGTTTGTGGCTGCAATCGAAGAATACATTCAATTATGGCACTGTGTTATCGTATGCTACATATTATTACGATAATGCATTCACTTTGATCGATTATAATgg ATTAGTAATATATCTCAATGGCGAGAAAATAATAACTGATATTAAAGTAAATGATGGCCATTGGCATTTTGTTTGTTTCACTTGGGAAGCAGAAAATGGTTCttggaatatatttatcgatggaATTTTAAGAGACAATGGCATTTATTTAGCGAAAGAAACTTCCATCGAAg gtAATGGAACTTTTGTGATTGGACAAGAACAAGATCGTATTGGTGGAGGATTTTCAGAATTAGAATCCTTTTTGGGAAAATTGACGTTACTAGACATTTGGAGTACAGTTTTGGCAGCAaaagatatcaaatatttacttaatacCTGCAAGAAATATCATGGTGACATAATTGCGTGGGCACAAGTGCAACAACACATTCATGGTGACGTTaca ATATTAAACAGTCCATTTTGTCGTGGCTGTCCTTTACCAGTTGTACCATTTAAaggtaatataaatgttagtGAAAATGCATCGAATATCACTTATTATTGCGATAATGGTTACGTAGTTCGATATCATGGTAAAGAATACCGATCTTTGAAAGTAAAATGTCTCAAGCAAGGACAATGGGAAGGATATTATACACCTATTTGTACTA GAAGAAAATGCGGATTTCCGGGATATTTTCCACGAGGTCGCATACAtggtaaatcatatttattcggAGATGAAATACATTATTCTTGTTTAATTGGTTATGAACTTCGAGGAAATCCTCGTAGAATCTGTAACGCTGATGGAAAATGGAGTGGCTTACCCCCAGTTTGCATAG GAAaaacatgtaaaaatttacTGGCTCCAGAACACGGAGATATCGATTATGTGATAGAAGAATACGAAAGAGATGATCTTTCTATATTACAG GTAGGGCAacaaatcgaatttaaatgcGATCTTGGGTATCGCTTAAtaggtgaaaaatttttaacatgttTGGAATCTGGAGTATGGGATTATGAAAGACCTACTTGTGTAACTTATGGATGCCCAATACCAAAAGA gatTAAAAATGgttatataatttctgaaaattcgattaatctacatgaaacttttattacaaaacTTAATTTACAATCGATAAATGAtacattcaagaaaaattatgattttaatgatatcgTTAGTTATTCTTGCCATCCAGGATataaatttcagaataatcataatttgttaaatgaatttaaacttCAATGTTCAGAAAATGGTACTTGGATTGGATTTGTTCCTGACTGTGTGCCTTTAAATTGTCCTTGGCCCAAGAATATGAATAatg ATAATGAAGAATGGTCATCTACGTTATCGTATTGTGAACTTCAAGAATGtccatttttaaatcatcCACTTTTTCAAATccttaataaagaaatagatcCAAATAATCATACTATTTGGAAAAAtggtcaaaataaaatattacataatgaCACTCATGAAAACTTCAAGCTCTTTGTGGAAGGGTAtacttatatgaaaaaaattattcttagttGTAATaacaatggaaaaattaaatttaataataaaaatattcacaactctatttctaatttaacttGGATTTGTAATGAACATGCTAAATGGCAAATCATTGATACAGAATTAAATGAtactatcattaaaattttatttaataatggaatAGACAATATTTGTCAGACATTTATGTGTGCTTTAGTTACA attccagaatatagttatatagttGAGACAAATTATACAAGAACTGTTAATAGTACAATTACATTCAAATGTCATCAAGGCTATATTCTTGAAGGGAATGAAAAATCAGTTTGCTTTCCAAATAATACATGGTCTTCTATTCCTTTTTGTAAAC ctgTAATATGTGATAAACCTCCAAAAATTGCAAATGCAGTGATAatagaagataatattaaaataaaaaattttacatttggtAATATAATTACGTATAAATGTTTACCTGGATATTTAATGTTTGGTCAATCTAATGTGAAATGTCTTGCAAATGGAAAATGGTCTAGAATATATAGCAGATGTTCAA aacttTCGTGTAACAAACCAAAACTTCCATTTGGTGCAACAATTCGTGGTCGTTCTTATTTGTATCAAGATCAATTGACATATGTGTGTCCTGGTGGTAAAAAATTGGGATTAATCACATGTCAGGCCAATGGATATTGGAGTGATCCACCAAATTGCAATGATAATTAA